The Trichoplusia ni isolate ovarian cell line Hi5 unplaced genomic scaffold, tn1 tig00004155, whole genome shotgun sequence genome contains a region encoding:
- the LOC113508233 gene encoding DNA-directed RNA polymerases I, II, and III subunit RPABC3-like, whose product MAGVLFEDIFNVKDIDPEGKKFDRCSRLHCESESFKMDLILDINSWIYPMELGDKFRLVLATTLRENGYPDGGEWNPLETEGNRADSFEYVMSGKVYRIEGDEAAMEPASRLAAYVSFGGLLMRLQGDANNLHGFEVDQHMYLLMKKLAF is encoded by the exons atggcAGGCGTGCTATTTGAGGACATATTCAACGTTAAAGATATAGACCCTGAAGGAAAGAAATTCGACAGATGTAGCCGGTTACACTGCGAATCGGAGTCGTTCAAAATGGACcttattttagatataaattcATGGATTTATCCGATGGAACTGGGCGATAAATTCCGATTAGTCCTCGCTACGACTCTTAGAGAGAACGGGTATCCTGATGGTGGAGAATGGAACCCTCTAGAAACGGAGGGAAACCGCGCCGATAGTTTTGAATATGTCATGTCGGGCAAAGTTTACAG GATAGAAGGTGATGAAGCGGCCATGGAGCCAGCATCCCGTCTAGCAGCTTACGTCTCCTTCGGAGGCCTGCTTATGCGTCTCCAGGGTGACGCCAACAACCTCCACGGCTTCGAAGTGGATCAGCACATGTATCTGTTAATGAAGAAGCTagctttttag